One window of the Colletotrichum destructivum chromosome 6, complete sequence genome contains the following:
- a CDS encoding Putative peptidase M13, metallopeptidase, catalytic domain superfamily, peptidase M13, domain 2, which yields MTPALSNAEAGGSVCTTPACLQLSSYILSSIAPNYTDIDPCTDFDKLACAGWASTHTPIAGRARASSLGEVRNAVNIVLRDVLEGPYPNGPNAGFLTASLSQEQVAIDRDNFKLIVDTYNACLNNTAVQAAGLRPLISLINRVAEAFPVADTTEDRERKVSKGDASNIGKALLLFNQHGIGTFELIDVTLDDQDPNQTIISVLPGGTPGLSDSQAHNNQTVEEYQRIMAAVLQEVHPSKLTASYAQKLAVAINQFERDVSALKSKDDSRADDNSPGRKFKLEQVTSVAPELNHDFVLKNLISADYELKELYFSPGYFGNLSQLVTNTSVETVQGFFMWKMVLTFSDYVEAEATERLNSFKDKIRAADPNVVGKAPRWQQCVQHVDEGVPWSSLPSGLGWILSRFYLDKGYSKESRELATNMMGSIQQAFISRLGDKDWLSSEVKKAAEEKVNAIVKKIGYPDMSPDTANPRNLADTFSGLQLGNAYFDNAVALAAFAGKKTFAQLGKPSDKAIWLQTPSTTNAYYFATYNDIIINAGIQQKPLYSPEYPAYINYGGLGMVLGHELTHGFDNNGHNYAANGSLVNWWDEKSLQAFTNRTRCFADQYQKFTVMAPNGTVVPINGNFTLGENIADAGGVVTSYAAWKKSQADKKSNNMDLPGLQKFSHDQLFFLHYAQTWCEKSSKEADVYQIVTDVHSLGFARIKGPLDNSEDFRAAFNCPQKQATCSLW from the exons ATGACTCCCGCGCTCTCCAACGCCGAGGCTGGCGGCAGCGTCTGCACCACGCCGGCATGTCTCCAGCTTTCTTCCTACATTCTCAGCAGCATTGCGCCCAACTATACCGATATTGATCCGTGCACAGACTTTGACAAAC TGGCATGCGCGGGTTGGGCCTCGACGCACACGCCGATCGCTGGTCGTGCAAGGGCCTCGTCCCTGGGCGAAGTCAGAAATGCTGTCAACATCGTGCTGAGGGACGTCCTGGAGGGCCCGTATCCCAACGGGCCCAATGCTGGCTTTCTGACGGCATCCCTGTCCCAGGAACAGGTCGCCATCGATAGAGACAACTTCAAGCTTATCGTCGACACGTATAACGCCTGCTTGAACAATACCGCCGTCCAGGCGGCAGGCCTACGCCCTCTAATCAGCCTCATCAACCGCGTTGCAGAGGCATTTCCTGTCGCCGATACAACGGAAGACAGGGAACGCAAGGTTTCCAAGGGCGATGCTTCCAACATTGGCAAGGCCTTGCTGCTTTTCAACCAGCACGGTATCGGGACTTTCGAGCTCATCGATGTCACTTTGGACGATCAGGATCCA AACCAAACGATAATATCCGTCCTGCCCGGTGGCACGCCAGGCCTCAGCGACTCACAAGCTCACAACAATCAGACGGTCGAAGAGTACCAGCGCATCATGGCTGCCGTGCTACAAGAAGTGCACCCCAGCAAGCTCACTGCCAGTTACGCCCAGAaactcgccgtcgccatcaaccAGTTTGAGAGGGATGTAAGCGCCTTAAAGTCCAAGGACGACAGTCGCGCAGACGATAAC TCACCAGGCAGGAAGTTCAAGTTGGAACAAGTCACGAGCGTGGCACCGGAGCTCAACCACGACTTCGTCCTCAAGAACTTGATTTCCGCTGATTATGAGCTCAAAGAACTTTACTTCTCACCTGGTTACTTCGGCAACCTTTCTCAGCTGGTTACCAACACTTCCGTCGAGACAGTCCAAGGTTTCTTCATGTGGAAGATGGTCTTAACCTTTTCCGACTATGTTGAGGCCGAAGCTACAGAGCGGCTTAACAGCTTCAAAGACAAAATTCGAGCTGCAGATCCCAACGTGGTCGGCAAGGCCCCAAGATGGCAACAATGCGTCCAGCATGTCGACGAGGGTGTACCTTGGAGCAGCCTGCCTTCTGGGCTAGGCTGGATTCTCAGCCGTTTCTACCTTGACAAGGGTTACTCGAAGGAGTCTCGTGAGCTCGCCACCAACATGATGGGCAGTATCCAGCAAGCCTTCATATCGCGCCTCGGAGACAAGGACTGGCTCTCTTCCGaggtcaagaaggccgccgaggagaaggtcaacGCCATTGTGAAGAAGATCGGCTACCCAGACATGTCGCCCGACACTGCCAACCCCCGCAACCTCGCAGACACCTTCTCCGGTCTGCAGCTTGGCAACGCCTACTTCGACAACGCTGTCGCGCTTGCAGCCTTTGCTGGCAAGAAGACTTTTGCACAACTTGGCAAGCCTAGTGACAAGGCAATATGGCTCCAGACCCCATCAACGACCAACGCGTATTATTTCGCTACGTACAATGACATTATCATCAACGCCGGCATTCAGCAAAAGCCTCTGTACAGCCCCGAGTACCCTGCATACATCAATTACGGTGGGCTCGGCATGGTTCTCGGCCACGAGCTCACGCATGGCTTCGACAACAATGGACACAACTATGCTGCCAACGGTTCCCTCGTCAACTGGTGGGACGAGAAGAGCCTCCAAGCCTTCACGAACCGCACCAGGTGCTTTGCCGACCAGTACCAAAAGTTTACCGTCATGGCGCCCAACGGTACGGTAGTGCCTATCAACGGCAACTTTACGCTTGGGGAGAACATTGCTGACGCAGGCGGTGTGGTGACGTCTTACGCGGCGTGGAAGAAATCGCAGGCGGACAAGAAGTCCAACAATATGGACCTTCCGGGTCTGCAAAAGTTCTCTCACGACCAGTTATTTTTCTTGCATTATGCCCAGACCTGGTGCGAGAAGTCGTCTAAGGAAGCCGACGTCTACCAAATCGTCACCGATGTCCACTCCCTTGGGTTTGCTCGCATCAAGGGCCCGTTGGACAATTCGGAGGACTTCCGCGCCGCATTCAACTGTCCTCAGAAGCAGGCTACCTGTAGCCTCTGGTAG
- a CDS encoding Putative 2EXR domain-containing protein, whose product MSAITAPASSASTTQDRTREAPMSCHPFMALPLELRLLIWEAFGSEPRVLEYREDTCLIEPAREYRHPRPVGLGVCAEARTAIGALLRPFPHPHDIRKGSRPSPPALECVPASDVVYLPPPVYRSRIGAWDSPWTTKPGIRNVGVHWSVLPDERRIVEALKGCSLCFTDMTKLVVFIEFKPLPQPEQEAGNGGSVRLLSHAEDEFRLPPLFSEAQGLMDDFWTWGELRLAIEKVRRRLKGMPQVEGMLYYREVEGLSGC is encoded by the coding sequence ATGTCTGCCATCACTGCTCCCGcctcatcggcatcgacaacGCAGGACCGCACGCGGGAGGCGCCGATGAGCTGCCACCCCTTCATGGCCCTCCCTCTCGAACTCCGCCTCCTGATCTGGGAGGCCTTCGGCTCCGAACCCCGTGTTCTTGAGTACAGAGAAGACACCTGCCTCATCGAGCCCGCCCGTGAATACCGGCATCCGCGccccgtcggcctcggcgtctgCGCCGAGGCGCGGACGGCCATCGGTGCCCTTCTCCGCCCCTTCCCGCACCCGCACGACATTCGAAAGGGGTCtcgcccctcgccgcccgcgctGGAGTGCGTCCCGGCCTCGGACGTCGTCTATCTCCCGCCGCCCGTGTACCGCAGCCGCATCGGGGCGTGGGATTCACCTTGGACGACGAAGCCCGGCATCCGAAACGTCGGTGTCCACTGGTCCGTCCTCCCCGACGAGCGACGCATCGTCGAGGCTCTCAAGGGATGCTCGCTCTGCTTCACCGACATGACGAAGCTGGTGGTCTTCATCGAGTTCAAGCCGCTGCCTCAACCCGAGCAAGAGGCCGGCAACGGTGGTAGCGTGAGACTCTTGAGCCATGCTGAGGACGAGTTCCGGCTGCCTCCGTTGTTTTCTGAGGCGCAAGGGCTGATGGATGACTTTTGGACTTGGGGGGAGCTGAGACTTGCCATCGAGAAGGTGAGGAGGCGGTTGAAGGGGATGCCCCAGGTTGAAGGGATGTTGTATTACCGGGAAGTGGAGGGTCTGTCAGGTTGCTGA